A window from Actinomycetospora corticicola encodes these proteins:
- a CDS encoding TetR/AcrR family transcriptional regulator has translation MSETGGTRPGGRSARVRASVHRAVADLVAEGVRTEDLTIPVIAARAGVHATTVYRRWGSVAELLAAVAEHRFTGDVVVPDTGSLGADLERWAGDVARDLADPDSLALMRASIGAGETAACACTADRRSQIAGILEHETRRGGEVPEVDAVVDGVLAPLYYTALFVPAHERGPAPEDRVRALVEKLLGGAQALTP, from the coding sequence ATGAGCGAGACGGGTGGAACGCGGCCGGGTGGCCGGTCGGCGCGGGTCCGGGCGTCCGTGCACCGGGCGGTGGCCGACCTGGTCGCCGAGGGGGTGCGCACCGAGGACCTGACGATCCCCGTGATCGCCGCGCGGGCGGGCGTGCACGCGACGACGGTGTACCGGCGCTGGGGCTCGGTCGCCGAGCTCCTCGCCGCGGTGGCCGAGCACCGGTTCACCGGCGACGTGGTCGTGCCCGACACCGGCTCGCTGGGGGCGGACCTCGAGCGGTGGGCGGGCGACGTCGCCCGCGACCTCGCCGACCCCGACTCCCTCGCGCTCATGCGCGCCTCGATCGGCGCCGGCGAGACCGCCGCGTGCGCGTGCACCGCCGACCGGCGGTCCCAGATCGCCGGGATCCTCGAGCACGAGACCCGCCGCGGGGGAGAGGTACCGGAGGTCGACGCCGTGGTCGACGGGGTCCTCGCGCCGCTGTACTACACCGCGCTGTTCGTGCCCGCGCACGAGCGAGGGCCCGCACCCGAGGATCGGGTACGGGCCCTCGTGGAGAAGCTCCTGGGTGGAGCTCAGGCCTTGACGCCGTAG
- a CDS encoding alkane 1-monooxygenase has translation MTIEQAREPIEQQEPWRDRRRYLWPLGTVMPALPIAAYGLVHWTGLSLFWWLGPIILFVVLPALDLLVGKTDDNPPESERARLEADKYYRWITFLFLPLQYASLVFSCWVWATQDLSLISDVGLALTMGVVSGIAINTAHELGHKREENERWLSKIALATSAYGHFYVEHNRGHHVRVATPEDPASSRLGENFWLSFLPRSVWGSLTSSWHLEKKRFARHDRSHWTWRNDILIAWAMTVVLFGVLIAVFGPAVIPWLLVQAFVGFSLLEVVNYLEHYGLKRQKRDDGRYERVDPRHSWNADHTVSNLLLYQLQRHSDHHANPVRRYQTLRHFEESPQLPSGYGTMIVVAVIPPLWRAIMDPKVRAHYDGDLELANVLPRKRARYGVKA, from the coding sequence ATGACCATCGAACAGGCGCGGGAACCGATCGAGCAGCAGGAGCCGTGGCGCGACAGGCGCCGCTACCTGTGGCCGCTGGGCACCGTGATGCCGGCACTGCCCATCGCCGCCTACGGGCTGGTGCACTGGACCGGGCTGAGCCTGTTCTGGTGGCTCGGCCCGATCATCCTGTTCGTGGTGCTGCCGGCGCTGGACCTGCTGGTCGGGAAGACCGACGACAACCCGCCGGAGTCCGAGCGGGCCCGTCTGGAGGCCGACAAGTACTACCGGTGGATCACCTTCCTGTTCCTCCCGCTGCAGTACGCGAGCCTGGTGTTCAGCTGCTGGGTGTGGGCCACCCAGGACCTGAGCCTGATCAGCGACGTCGGGCTCGCGCTCACGATGGGCGTCGTCTCGGGCATCGCGATCAACACCGCGCACGAGCTCGGGCACAAGCGCGAGGAGAACGAGCGCTGGCTGTCGAAGATCGCGCTGGCGACCTCCGCGTACGGCCACTTCTACGTCGAGCACAACCGCGGGCACCACGTGCGGGTCGCGACCCCCGAGGACCCGGCGAGCTCGCGCCTCGGTGAGAACTTCTGGCTGAGCTTCCTGCCGCGCAGCGTCTGGGGCTCACTCACCAGTTCCTGGCACCTGGAGAAGAAGCGGTTCGCGCGGCACGACCGGAGCCACTGGACGTGGCGCAACGACATCCTGATCGCCTGGGCGATGACCGTCGTGCTGTTCGGTGTCCTCATCGCCGTGTTCGGGCCGGCCGTGATTCCGTGGCTGCTGGTGCAGGCGTTCGTCGGGTTCAGCCTGCTGGAGGTCGTGAACTACCTCGAGCACTACGGCCTCAAGCGCCAGAAGCGCGACGACGGGCGCTACGAGCGGGTCGACCCGCGCCATTCCTGGAATGCCGACCACACGGTGTCGAACCTGCTGCTCTACCAGCTGCAGCGCCATTCCGACCACCACGCGAACCCGGTCCGCCGCTACCAGACGCTGCGCCACTTCGAGGAGTCGCCGCAGCTGCCGAGCGGCTACGGGACCATGATCGTCGTCGCCGTGATCCCGCCGCTGTGGCGCGCGATCATGGACCCGAAGGTCCGCGCCCACTACGACGGCGACCTCGAGCTCGCCAACGTGCTGCCCCGCAAGCGCGCCCGCTACGGCGTCAAGGCCTGA
- a CDS encoding dual specificity protein phosphatase family protein, whose translation MSTDPLEGYVPAHLRDDRTDETPAWPADEVAPGLWQSGHPSPGEDWDAVFDLSGEEAPLQDVEFYVHWLIEDGPKPDHDTLVALADLVRSMRASGKKVLVHCAAGMNRSGLLSAASLIREGWTADDAIAAVREARPGALNNPEFQEMLYEL comes from the coding sequence GTGAGCACTGATCCACTCGAGGGTTACGTCCCCGCCCACCTCCGCGACGACCGCACCGACGAGACCCCGGCCTGGCCCGCCGACGAGGTCGCCCCCGGGCTCTGGCAGTCCGGCCACCCCAGCCCCGGCGAGGACTGGGACGCCGTGTTCGACCTCTCGGGCGAGGAGGCGCCGCTGCAGGACGTCGAGTTCTACGTGCACTGGCTGATCGAGGACGGCCCGAAGCCCGACCACGACACCCTCGTCGCGCTCGCCGACCTGGTCCGCTCCATGCGGGCCTCGGGCAAGAAGGTGCTCGTGCACTGCGCGGCGGGGATGAACCGGTCGGGGCTGCTCTCGGCGGCATCGCTGATCCGGGAGGGCTGGACGGCGGACGACGCGATCGCCGCCGTGCGCGAGGCCCGGCCCGGGGCGCTGAACAACCCCGAGTTCCAGGAGATGCTCTACGAGCTCTGA
- a CDS encoding aldo/keto reductase — MSRLVLGCMRIEGLDDGAVRALVDTALDVGITTFDHADVYGSTRHACERRFGEAAGLTGARREQVTIQTKVGIREGYYDFSREHVRRSVDESLAALRTDHVDVLLLHRPDALADPDDVAETLDGLVTAGKVRAIGVSNHTAGQIALLERSLPTPIVANQMQLGLGHAPMIAAGLAANVAALEQSVDRDGGVLDACRLRGITVQAWSPFADADGRIVLGDREHHAELNDALDEIADAHGVTATAVVTAWITTHPARMQVVVGSTRPERIREAAPGADLRLTRPEWYRLVAAAGYAIP, encoded by the coding sequence ATGAGCAGGCTCGTCCTCGGCTGCATGCGCATCGAGGGTCTCGACGACGGGGCGGTCCGGGCCCTGGTCGACACCGCGCTCGACGTCGGGATCACGACGTTCGACCACGCCGACGTCTACGGCTCCACCCGGCACGCCTGCGAGCGCCGGTTCGGCGAGGCCGCCGGGCTCACCGGCGCGCGGCGGGAGCAGGTGACGATCCAGACGAAGGTCGGCATCCGCGAGGGCTACTACGACTTCTCCCGCGAGCACGTGCGGCGCTCGGTCGACGAGTCGCTCGCGGCGCTGCGCACGGATCACGTCGACGTCCTGCTCCTGCACCGCCCCGACGCGCTCGCCGACCCCGACGACGTCGCCGAGACCCTCGACGGGCTGGTGACGGCGGGGAAGGTGCGGGCGATCGGGGTCTCCAACCACACCGCCGGTCAGATCGCGCTGCTCGAGCGCTCGCTCCCGACCCCAATCGTCGCGAACCAGATGCAGCTCGGCCTGGGCCACGCGCCGATGATCGCCGCGGGGCTGGCCGCGAACGTCGCTGCGCTGGAGCAGTCCGTGGACCGCGACGGCGGGGTCCTCGACGCGTGCCGGCTGCGCGGGATCACCGTCCAGGCGTGGTCGCCGTTCGCCGACGCCGACGGCCGGATCGTCCTCGGCGACCGCGAGCACCACGCCGAGCTGAACGACGCCCTCGACGAGATCGCCGACGCCCACGGCGTCACCGCGACCGCGGTCGTCACGGCCTGGATCACCACCCACCCCGCGCGAATGCAGGTGGTCGTGGGCTCCACGCGGCCGGAGCGGATCCGGGAGGCGGCGCCCGGCGCGGACCTGCGGCTGACACGGCCGGAGTGGTACCGCCTGGTCGCGGCCGCGGGCTACGCCATCCCCTGA
- a CDS encoding CoA transferase, protein MSGLTERLQQAWNEPVAAEEPFDLVGELDAVLGGVGLSAADAGGTVTTTGADPVVPSPMRIGGAATIGLLAKSVAAAAVHRWRGGPGQDVHVDLRRAPHRLCPFYDRRWERLGRYPVGSSLERGNAMAFSFFRCADDRWVMPQNMYPGLRERAQELLGVPLTKDRVRDAIARWTAPELEAAAAEAGVVMPMLRTVPEFLASEQYPHLADLPLIELTKVGEADPQPLPVVGKQPFEGLRALGMGHVIAGAGFGRSFALHGADVLNLWRPGEGEHESTYASANVGMRSAWLDPRADRAELTRLLGGADVFFHNRRQQFLGEIGLTPEEACEERPGLIYVSVSLHGLTGPWAGRPGFDQSAGSVTGMMLLEGSTDRPRLPPIMVVNDYIVPWLAQAGVAAALRRRAEEGGSWHVHVSLTRVALWILSLGIFEKEWAHGVAGTAGEHEYLDPETFTAATPVGAYQGVTDQVDMSATPGAYDPVLDARGSAPLRWRPDAQSS, encoded by the coding sequence GTGAGCGGGCTGACGGAGCGGTTGCAGCAGGCGTGGAACGAGCCGGTCGCGGCCGAGGAGCCGTTCGACCTGGTCGGCGAGCTGGACGCGGTGCTCGGCGGGGTCGGGCTCTCGGCCGCCGACGCGGGCGGGACGGTCACGACGACGGGTGCGGACCCCGTGGTGCCCTCGCCGATGCGGATCGGGGGCGCCGCGACGATCGGGCTGCTGGCGAAATCGGTGGCGGCCGCGGCGGTGCACCGGTGGCGCGGCGGGCCCGGGCAGGACGTGCACGTCGACCTGCGCCGCGCGCCGCACCGGCTCTGCCCGTTCTACGACCGGCGCTGGGAGCGGCTGGGCCGGTACCCCGTCGGGTCGTCGCTGGAGCGCGGCAACGCGATGGCGTTCTCGTTCTTCCGGTGCGCCGACGACCGGTGGGTGATGCCGCAGAACATGTACCCGGGCCTGCGGGAACGGGCCCAGGAGCTGCTCGGCGTCCCGCTGACGAAGGACCGGGTGCGCGACGCGATCGCTCGGTGGACCGCGCCCGAGCTGGAGGCCGCGGCGGCCGAGGCGGGCGTCGTCATGCCGATGCTCCGCACGGTCCCGGAGTTCCTGGCCTCCGAGCAGTACCCGCACCTGGCCGACCTGCCGCTCATCGAGCTGACGAAGGTGGGGGAGGCGGATCCGCAGCCGCTGCCCGTCGTCGGGAAGCAGCCCTTCGAGGGCCTGCGTGCGCTGGGGATGGGGCATGTGATCGCGGGCGCCGGGTTCGGGCGGTCGTTCGCGCTGCACGGCGCCGACGTGCTCAACCTGTGGCGACCGGGCGAGGGGGAGCACGAGTCGACGTACGCGTCGGCGAACGTCGGGATGCGGTCGGCGTGGCTGGACCCGCGGGCCGACCGGGCGGAGCTGACCCGGCTGCTCGGCGGCGCCGACGTGTTCTTCCACAACCGCCGCCAGCAGTTCCTCGGCGAGATCGGGTTGACGCCCGAGGAGGCGTGCGAAGAGCGGCCGGGCCTGATCTACGTGTCGGTGTCGCTGCACGGGCTGACCGGACCGTGGGCGGGGCGGCCCGGGTTCGACCAGTCCGCGGGGTCGGTGACCGGGATGATGCTGCTGGAGGGCTCGACCGACCGGCCACGGCTCCCGCCGATCATGGTGGTCAACGACTACATCGTCCCGTGGCTCGCGCAGGCCGGGGTCGCCGCGGCCCTGCGGCGCCGGGCCGAGGAGGGCGGGTCGTGGCACGTGCACGTCTCGCTGACCCGGGTCGCGCTGTGGATCCTGTCGCTGGGCATCTTCGAGAAGGAATGGGCCCACGGCGTGGCCGGGACGGCCGGTGAGCACGAGTACCTGGACCCGGAGACGTTCACGGCCGCCACGCCGGTGGGCGCCTACCAGGGCGTCACCGACCAGGTCGACATGTCGGCGACGCCCGGCGCCTACGACCCCGTGCTCGACGCGCGGGGGTCGGCGCCGTTGCGCTGGCGGCCGGACGCTCAGAGCTCGTAG
- a CDS encoding MFS transporter, whose product MHSEDRTRARLFAAVGGVVVLFPAASSVPSPLYPLYQQLFGFSAATLTVVFAVYVLGLLGALLVVGALSDHVGRRPVLAGAIALEAVSFVVFLTAGGVPALLVARFLQGIATGAAITTLGALMVDLAPREAPHRAGMVTGVGTLAGLAAGAVGAGALVQLAPAPTRLVWIVLLVLLALSAVVVAVLPETATRRAGGWASLVPRVGVAPRLRGEVLALTPVLVTSWALGGLYMSLGPSIAAGLLGVQSRLVGGLVVTLLCGTGALTSYLLRGRPVRSLVAPAAALLAGGTAVTLLGMALTSVVVAALGTVIAGIGFGAAALACFGVFAEIAAPEERGELFATFYVISYTAFSVPAVLAGIGTGIVGLATAAEIYGAVVVVLGAAAVAVNVVRARRRRPVLTGSA is encoded by the coding sequence GTGCACTCCGAGGATCGGACCCGCGCCCGGCTCTTCGCGGCCGTCGGCGGGGTCGTCGTGCTCTTCCCGGCCGCCTCGAGCGTGCCGAGCCCGCTCTACCCGCTCTACCAGCAGCTCTTCGGCTTCTCGGCCGCGACGCTGACCGTCGTCTTCGCCGTCTACGTCCTGGGCCTCCTCGGCGCGCTCCTCGTGGTCGGGGCGCTCTCCGACCACGTCGGACGCCGCCCCGTGCTCGCCGGCGCGATCGCCCTCGAGGCCGTCTCCTTCGTCGTCTTCCTGACGGCGGGTGGCGTCCCGGCGCTGCTCGTCGCGCGCTTCCTGCAGGGCATCGCGACCGGCGCCGCGATCACCACCCTCGGCGCCCTGATGGTCGATCTCGCCCCCCGCGAGGCACCGCACCGGGCGGGAATGGTGACCGGCGTCGGCACGCTCGCCGGGCTGGCGGCCGGCGCCGTGGGCGCGGGCGCCCTCGTGCAGCTCGCCCCCGCACCGACGCGCCTCGTCTGGATCGTGCTCCTCGTCCTCCTGGCGCTCTCGGCGGTGGTCGTCGCCGTGCTGCCCGAGACCGCGACGCGGCGCGCGGGCGGCTGGGCGTCGCTGGTCCCGCGGGTGGGTGTGGCACCCCGACTGCGCGGTGAGGTGCTCGCCCTGACCCCCGTGCTCGTGACGAGCTGGGCGCTCGGCGGGCTCTACATGTCCCTCGGCCCGTCGATCGCGGCGGGCCTGCTCGGGGTGCAGTCGCGCCTCGTCGGCGGCCTGGTGGTCACCCTGCTCTGCGGGACCGGCGCCCTGACCTCCTACCTGCTGCGCGGCCGGCCGGTGCGGTCGCTGGTCGCCCCGGCCGCCGCCCTGCTGGCCGGCGGCACCGCCGTGACCCTGCTCGGGATGGCCCTGACCTCCGTGGTGGTGGCCGCTCTCGGCACGGTGATCGCCGGGATCGGGTTCGGCGCGGCCGCGCTCGCCTGTTTCGGGGTGTTCGCGGAGATCGCCGCGCCGGAGGAACGTGGCGAACTGTTCGCGACGTTCTACGTCATCTCCTACACCGCGTTCTCCGTGCCCGCCGTCCTCGCCGGGATCGGCACCGGGATCGTCGGTCTGGCCACCGCCGCGGAGATCTACGGCGCCGTCGTCGTCGTGCTCGGGGCGGCCGCCGTCGCGGTCAACGTGGTGCGCGCCCGGCGCCGTCGTCCGGTCTTGACAGGATCGGCCTGA
- a CDS encoding cytochrome P450, with protein sequence MDLGNRDFWALPWKDRYTAFAELRATEGLPWFEEPEFPGFPKGDGFRVVARHADVDEVSRNPQRFCSGRGAVSILDLPAEAHEFFGSLISMDAPRHTKIRRIAAAAFTPKRVSGLIDDVERIAEEVLARARAKAADHGGEFDLVTEIAAPLPLLLICDMMGIPESRRADVFTWSNMILAGDDPEYVTSENPLQDYLTAGAGLSGLMTELAASVEDDPRDDVLSALVHGEVDGERLTHQEIASFFILLCVAGNETTRNAVTHGIWGLHLDPEARAQWTAEPELSTAVDEVVRWASPINWMRRTVVEDTTVGGVPVAAGEKLLLLYGSANRDETVFTEPDRLDLRRSPNPHQGFGAHGPHFCLGAHLARREAGVMFRRLLTEMGDLEVVGEPDRLQSIFVNGIKHLPVRLAG encoded by the coding sequence ATGGATCTCGGCAACCGCGACTTCTGGGCCCTCCCCTGGAAGGACCGCTACACCGCCTTCGCCGAGCTGCGCGCCACCGAGGGCCTGCCCTGGTTCGAGGAGCCGGAGTTCCCCGGGTTCCCGAAGGGCGACGGGTTCCGGGTCGTCGCGCGGCACGCCGACGTCGACGAGGTGAGCCGCAACCCGCAGCGGTTCTGCTCCGGGCGGGGCGCGGTGTCGATCCTCGACCTGCCGGCCGAGGCGCACGAGTTCTTCGGGTCGCTGATCAGTATGGACGCCCCGCGGCACACCAAGATCCGGCGGATCGCGGCGGCGGCGTTCACCCCGAAGCGGGTGTCGGGTCTGATCGACGACGTCGAGCGCATCGCCGAGGAGGTCCTGGCCCGGGCCCGTGCGAAGGCCGCGGACCACGGCGGCGAGTTCGACCTGGTCACCGAGATCGCCGCACCGCTCCCGCTGCTGCTGATCTGCGACATGATGGGCATCCCGGAATCGCGCCGCGCGGACGTCTTCACCTGGTCGAACATGATCCTGGCCGGCGACGACCCGGAGTACGTCACCTCGGAGAACCCGCTGCAGGACTATCTGACGGCGGGCGCGGGTCTCTCGGGCCTCATGACGGAGCTGGCCGCCTCGGTCGAGGACGACCCGCGCGACGACGTGCTCTCGGCACTCGTGCACGGCGAGGTCGACGGGGAGCGGCTGACGCACCAGGAGATCGCGTCGTTCTTCATCCTGCTCTGCGTCGCCGGCAACGAGACCACCCGCAACGCGGTCACCCACGGCATCTGGGGCCTGCACCTCGACCCGGAGGCCCGCGCGCAGTGGACCGCGGAGCCGGAGCTGTCGACGGCGGTCGACGAGGTGGTGCGCTGGGCGTCGCCGATCAACTGGATGCGCCGCACCGTCGTGGAGGACACCACGGTCGGCGGCGTGCCGGTGGCGGCCGGGGAGAAGCTGCTGCTGCTCTACGGGTCGGCCAACCGCGACGAGACCGTGTTCACCGAGCCCGACCGGCTCGACCTGCGCCGCTCCCCCAACCCGCACCAGGGCTTCGGCGCGCACGGCCCGCACTTCTGCCTCGGGGCGCACCTGGCGCGGCGCGAGGCGGGCGTGATGTTCCGGCGGCTGCTGACCGAGATGGGCGACCTCGAGGTGGTCGGCGAGCCGGACCGGCTGCAGTCGATCTTCGTGAACGGGATCAAGCACCTGCCGGTGCGTCTGGCGGGCTGA
- a CDS encoding ABC transporter transmembrane domain-containing protein — MGAHSTAGTAHDGVGGADAAVDGVPGDGPAAAREDAPALTLRAIVRRFWRYTTGDRSKLMAAFLLMALATACDTYVVTMFARIVDGATVARSMDAVWPSAVEWMVLTAVGGLLSVLGGSLMVGAAERFVFRLRHDVFAHLQRLGPSFFSAHPTGDLISRLSTDIDGVEGLASSGIVTTIIAVGTAIAYASAAVLVRWQLAVIVVALAPLMWVTSRITGRFTRTAARVERAAAGEVGTSIQQSLQNLPIVQSYGTEHVESARLDHHGTVWWRARARESRLQMIYGPITTIIQSGALLAVLIAGAAFIASGELTVGGLFGFAAYLGYLYPPLSQLGSLHLTVTSASASCERLLEILDAEPEVRDAPGAADSPVAHGRVELRDVRYVYPGTESAGLDGVSLEVRPGQFVLVTGPSGAGKSTLTRMLLRFVDVQSGAILLDGVDVRDRTISSVRAAVTLLPQKPMLFDLTVRENIAYARPDASDDEIEAAARDAGALDFIRELPDGFDTVVGEDGASLSGGQRQRLAIARALLRTSPILVLDEPTTGLDAPTARAVLDPLRRLSGGRTTIVVSHDLTPARDADLVVVLDEGRVVQQGRHADLLTRRGVYADLWAAQQGHRPDDGSDAGSDDDLEPRTSRVPAAVLAAAASGSPRRGALRPTPAPTPAPTPRPVPPPRRRGPVPALVPDAVTNPLRLLALAAADAALTRPTALHPGASNASLRAPRDRKPGIVGSAPSAAPAPSPAAPPGRPAPAPAPAHAVPATTSGPRYTPTAMPVPGPRDPASGPTPASRPHPSSGPAPASRPHPSSGSSRHDGTSSPRRRTVADLVSGAPAGRSAHRRPDAETSSPR; from the coding sequence GTGGGCGCGCACTCGACGGCAGGGACCGCGCACGACGGCGTCGGGGGCGCCGACGCGGCGGTCGACGGTGTGCCCGGGGACGGGCCCGCAGCCGCACGCGAGGACGCGCCCGCCCTCACCCTGCGCGCGATCGTCCGCCGGTTCTGGCGCTACACCACCGGTGACCGCTCGAAGCTGATGGCCGCGTTCCTGCTCATGGCCCTCGCCACCGCCTGCGACACCTACGTCGTCACGATGTTCGCGCGCATCGTGGACGGCGCCACCGTGGCCCGCTCGATGGACGCGGTGTGGCCCTCGGCGGTCGAGTGGATGGTGCTGACTGCGGTCGGCGGCCTGCTCTCGGTCCTCGGCGGCTCGCTCATGGTGGGCGCGGCCGAACGCTTCGTCTTCCGCCTGCGCCACGACGTCTTCGCGCACCTGCAGCGCCTCGGGCCGTCCTTCTTCTCCGCGCACCCGACCGGCGACCTGATCTCCCGGCTCTCCACCGACATCGACGGCGTCGAGGGCCTCGCGTCCTCGGGCATCGTCACGACGATCATCGCGGTCGGCACCGCGATCGCGTACGCCTCCGCCGCGGTGCTCGTCCGCTGGCAGCTCGCCGTCATCGTGGTCGCGCTGGCGCCGCTGATGTGGGTCACCAGCCGCATCACGGGGCGCTTCACCCGCACCGCGGCCCGCGTCGAGCGGGCGGCGGCGGGCGAGGTCGGCACCAGCATCCAGCAGTCCCTGCAGAACCTCCCGATCGTGCAGTCCTACGGCACCGAGCACGTCGAGAGCGCGCGCCTGGACCACCACGGCACGGTCTGGTGGCGCGCCCGCGCCCGGGAGAGCCGACTGCAGATGATCTACGGGCCGATCACGACGATCATCCAGAGCGGCGCCCTGCTCGCCGTCCTGATCGCGGGCGCGGCCTTCATCGCCTCCGGCGAGCTGACCGTCGGCGGCCTGTTCGGGTTCGCCGCCTACCTCGGCTACCTCTACCCGCCGCTGTCCCAGCTCGGGTCGCTGCACCTGACCGTCACCTCGGCGTCCGCCTCCTGCGAGCGCCTCCTCGAGATCCTCGACGCCGAGCCCGAGGTGCGCGACGCCCCCGGGGCCGCCGACTCCCCCGTCGCCCACGGCCGCGTCGAGCTCCGCGACGTGCGCTACGTCTACCCCGGCACGGAGTCCGCCGGCCTCGACGGCGTCTCGCTCGAGGTCCGGCCCGGGCAGTTCGTGCTGGTCACCGGGCCGAGCGGCGCGGGCAAGTCGACGCTGACGCGCATGCTGCTGCGCTTCGTCGACGTGCAGTCCGGCGCGATCCTGCTCGACGGCGTCGACGTGCGGGACCGCACGATCTCGTCCGTCCGCGCCGCGGTGACCCTCCTGCCGCAGAAGCCGATGCTGTTCGACCTGACCGTGCGGGAGAACATCGCCTACGCCCGGCCCGACGCCTCCGACGACGAGATCGAGGCGGCCGCCCGCGACGCGGGCGCGCTGGACTTCATCCGGGAGCTCCCCGACGGCTTCGACACCGTCGTCGGGGAGGACGGCGCCTCGCTCTCCGGCGGGCAGCGCCAGCGTCTCGCGATCGCCCGGGCGCTGCTGCGCACCTCCCCGATCCTCGTCCTCGACGAGCCGACCACCGGCCTCGACGCCCCGACCGCCCGGGCCGTCCTCGACCCCCTGCGCCGCCTGTCCGGCGGGCGCACCACGATCGTCGTCAGCCACGACCTCACGCCCGCCCGCGACGCGGACCTCGTGGTCGTCCTCGACGAGGGCCGGGTGGTCCAGCAGGGCCGGCACGCCGACCTCCTCACGCGCCGGGGTGTCTACGCCGACCTCTGGGCGGCGCAGCAGGGCCACCGTCCCGACGACGGGTCCGACGCCGGGTCCGACGACGACCTCGAGCCGCGCACGAGCCGCGTCCCTGCCGCCGTGCTCGCCGCCGCCGCGTCCGGGTCGCCGCGACGCGGGGCCCTGCGACCGACGCCCGCCCCGACCCCGGCGCCGACGCCCCGGCCGGTGCCGCCACCCCGCCGCCGCGGCCCGGTGCCCGCGCTCGTGCCCGACGCCGTGACCAACCCGCTCCGCCTGCTCGCGCTCGCCGCGGCCGACGCCGCGCTCACCCGCCCGACGGCCCTGCACCCCGGTGCGAGCAATGCGTCACTGCGTGCACCCAGGGACAGGAAACCCGGCATCGTCGGATCCGCGCCCTCGGCAGCCCCGGCCCCCTCCCCTGCCGCCCCGCCGGGCCGTCCCGCACCGGCACCGGCACCGGCCCATGCGGTCCCGGCGACGACGAGCGGCCCCCGCTACACCCCGACGGCGATGCCGGTCCCCGGCCCGCGCGACCCGGCGTCGGGACCCACCCCGGCGAGCCGCCCGCACCCGTCGTCGGGACCGGCCCCGGCGAGCCGGCCGCATCCGTCCTCGGGATCCTCCCGGCACGACGGGACGTCCTCGCCGCGGCGACGGACGGTGGCCGATCTCGTCAGCGGCGCCCCGGCGGGCCGTTCCGCCCATCGCCGACCCGACGCGGAGACCTCCTCCCCGCGCTGA
- a CDS encoding DUF664 domain-containing protein: protein MTDTPWEPPLAGTEAEQLVGALERLRATFRWKADGLDEDGLAATVGVSTLTLGGLLKHLAWVEALTFRAKLHGEPLGPEWDDAPWDDDPDWEFTSAAADDPATLYARYDAAVAWSRAALEEALDGQGLDGTVHLTGPDDEPVNLRRLVCDLVEEYGRHTGHADLIREYVDGRIGEDPLSACSP from the coding sequence GTGACCGACACGCCCTGGGAGCCGCCCCTCGCGGGCACCGAGGCCGAGCAGCTGGTCGGTGCGCTCGAGCGGCTGCGGGCCACGTTCCGCTGGAAGGCCGACGGGCTCGACGAGGACGGGCTCGCCGCCACGGTCGGCGTCTCCACGCTCACCCTCGGCGGGCTGCTCAAGCACCTGGCCTGGGTCGAGGCGCTGACGTTCCGCGCCAAGCTGCACGGCGAGCCCCTCGGCCCGGAGTGGGACGACGCCCCCTGGGACGACGATCCCGACTGGGAGTTCACCTCCGCCGCCGCGGACGACCCGGCCACGCTCTACGCCCGCTACGACGCGGCCGTCGCCTGGTCCCGCGCCGCCCTCGAGGAGGCCCTCGACGGTCAGGGCCTCGACGGGACGGTCCACCTCACCGGTCCCGACGACGAGCCGGTGAACCTCCGCCGCCTCGTCTGCGACCTCGTCGAGGAGTACGGCCGCCACACCGGGCACGCCGACCTGATCCGCGAGTACGTCGACGGCCGGATCGGCGAGGACCCCCTATCGGCGTGCTCCCCCTGA
- a CDS encoding TetR family transcriptional regulator has translation MTGESLRVEFRRQVRERVLDTAAALAVEHGWDRVRIGEVATASGVSRPTLYREFGTKDGVGEALVAREAERFFTGIATVLDGSDTVPEGVRGAVRFTLDEAADNPLLRAILTGSRSGDTGLLPFLTTRGDAIIAGGSGLVGGWVRKRDPEIEGRVVDDAVDAIVRLTISHLVSPGLGHAEAADRLARIAACLLCTS, from the coding sequence ATGACCGGCGAATCACTCCGCGTCGAGTTCCGACGCCAGGTGCGCGAACGCGTGCTCGACACCGCTGCCGCACTCGCCGTCGAACACGGGTGGGACCGCGTGCGGATCGGCGAGGTCGCGACCGCCTCGGGCGTCTCCCGCCCCACCCTCTACCGCGAGTTCGGCACCAAGGACGGCGTCGGCGAGGCCCTGGTCGCGCGCGAGGCGGAGCGCTTCTTCACCGGGATAGCGACCGTCCTCGACGGCAGCGACACCGTGCCCGAGGGTGTGCGCGGCGCGGTCCGGTTCACCCTCGACGAGGCGGCCGACAACCCGCTGCTGCGGGCGATCCTCACCGGCAGCCGCAGCGGCGACACCGGCCTGCTGCCGTTCCTCACCACCCGCGGCGACGCGATCATCGCCGGCGGCTCCGGGCTGGTGGGCGGCTGGGTCCGGAAGCGCGACCCGGAGATCGAGGGCCGCGTCGTGGACGACGCCGTGGACGCGATCGTCCGCCTGACGATCAGCCACCTCGTCTCCCCCGGGCTCGGCCACGCCGAGGCCGCCGACCGACTCGCCCGGATCGCGGCCTGCCTGCTCTGCACCTCGTGA